In Barnesiella propionica, the genomic window CGTTTATATGATGATCCCATTTTTCCGATAACTTTATTGCAGTTTACTTTCCAGTTCTTTAATTTTTTCTTCTTGTTTGATGATATAAAGAGTCAGTTCTTCTATTTTTTGCAATAGCTTAATCTGCATATCTACCAGACTCATGCCGTTTTCTTTTACTTCGGCAGCAGACGGGATGCCAGAGAGATGGCCGTTTTTCTGAATAAACTGATGAACTTCTTTCAGATCGGGGAGTTTATAATTTTTTTCGAAGACAAAATCGGCAAAATTATCTACCGATTCTACTTTAATTTCGGCAGCCCGGATGGTTCCTTTAACATCTAATGTATATTGAGGATTGGAAGTGTTTATACCTACCCGGCCATTGTTTACAACAGAGAGAAAAGATCTCCATTGACTCGGAGCTTCCCAATACACATTTCCAATCACAAACTTGTCTTCGCCACTCTGATCGTCTGCGATAGTTACCCGAAGTTCCGATTTGTTTGGGTCTGTGTTATATCGTGCGATTGACATTTCATCATCTGGCGAATCTACACCACGAAAAAGAATTTTATTACCGTATCCTGTAACACCGGTTTTTTCTATTCCAACTGAAATATTTCCGTCTACTGTCAGTTTTTCATTAGGAGTGGTAGTCCCTATTCCTACATTTCCGTTGGAATACAAAGCAGTTATTCGGCTTGTTCCGTTTGTTAATAAATTTAAATTTTGCCGGGCTGCAGTATTTATTTCTCCGGCTGATAACATGATCGGTTTACTGAATAAGAATCTGGTACTATTTGTGCTTATTCTGACATTGGTGGCAGTTGGAGCTATATTTATATTGTTGTTTCCGTTTTTTATGTTTACAGGTCCTTGGATAGAGCCGTTTATGTGTAGTTTTTCGAGAGGTTTTGCAACACCGATTCCTATATTACCTTCAATAAGGGTGTTGCCTGTTATATGTACGTCATTAGCTATAGTATAACTTTCGTCCGGAGAAAAATTAATGGTAAAACCTCTGTAAGTCCCGTCACCGCCAGGATAATCTTGAGTAGTAAAAACTATTTTCGCTTTTCCATTCGCGGTTTTGGTTGTAATATCTTTAATTGAAGGATAGGGACCGGCTAATAATATATCATTCCCATTATCGTCTACATCGTAAATGAAGAGATTGTCATCTCCACCTAAATCTACAGAACAATTGAATTTAATGAGTTTGCTTTCCCCAATATTGATGTTCCAGGTCTCAGTCAGATATGCGGGACACTGTGCATCGGCATATATAACGGAAACAGTTCCGGTTGATTGATTTAAATCGTGTGTTCTTACTTCGGCTGCATACGAATAGTCTTGTGAAAAAAATAAAGCTAAAATGATAATGAATAAAGTTCTAAAATGTGTTTTCATGTTATTGATATGATTAATTGATGGCTATATATAATTTTTATTGTTTTATGATTTTGAAGAATTTATTCTTTTCTTTGATGGAGACCTTTAGTATATACCAATTGGCCAGATATGATGCCATGTTTATTTTTATCGGAGATTCCTCCGGGCTAGCGGTGATGTTTTGTAATAATGCTCCTTGTGAATCGTAAAGAGAAAGATTTATCGTACATTCTTCACTAACCCCTGAAATCCCTACAGATAATATGTCTTTTGTAGGATTTGGATAGATTGAGATATGCTGTTCTTCCGGTATTTGTTCTGTGTATACTGAATCTGAAAATTGTTGCAGAGGAGGTTTTTTGAACGTAGATATAACATATTTTCTTGAGATACGATTTCCCGCGGCATCATATTCATATTGGATCTTATTTTGAGATATACTTGCCGCTTCTTGATGATAAAGCAACATTAACATAAGTATAAAAATACAAAACAAGTGATTCGGATTTTTTGTTTTCACGGTAGTTATATATATAATTTTATTTACATTATCAAAACTAATTATATAAAACATAAAATACAAATAAAAATGAATATATTTTGTTATTAATTACGAATTGTTATAACACAATATTTATTAAAAGAAGCAATTCTATTTCTCGTTTAATTATTATTTTTATTTATAATGTCGGTGATTTATTAAATTATAGCCGGTTATGGTGCGGTCATATATTTTTCCGTAAAAGTGTCTTGAGATATAAAATACCCGCTATCTGTCAAAAAACTTTGACAGATAGCGGGTATTTTAAAAAAGGTAAATAAGTTAGCCTAGTTCTACTTTTTGTGTCGGTGCTTTTCTTTCGTTTCGTTCGTTTACTGCGCTAATGACTGTTCGGGCAAGATCGGCAAAAGCTAATCCCGTAATACTATTTGGATTCAGAGCAACAGGCTTTCCTTCGTCTCCTCCTTCCCGGATGCTTTGTACGATAGGAATCTGGCCTAATAAACGCACATTCATTTCTTCTGCGAGTTTCTTGCATCCTTCTTTCCCGAATATATAATAACGGTTCTCGGGCAACTCTGCCGGGGTGAACCATGACATGTTCTCTACGAGTCCCAGTATAGGGACATTTATTTTTTCTCCGGTGAACATGTTTATCCCTTTGCGGGCGTCTGCCAGGGCTACTTCCTGAGGTGTGCTTACGACTATGGCTCCAGTGATACCGAGAGTCTGGACCAGGGTGAGATGAATATCGCTGGTTCCCGGCGGAAGATCGAGTATAAAGTAATCCAGTTCTCCCCAAGCCCCGTCCGTAATCAATTGTTTTAATGCATTGCTAGCCATTCCTCCACGCCATACTACTGCACTGTCTTTATCTACGAAAAAGCCTATTGACAAGATTTTTACGCCATATTTTTCTATAGGTATAATTAGTTCTCTTCCGCCGATATTTTCGGCGTAAGGCCTTTCTTCTTCAGTGCCGAACATTTTAGGCACCGATGGCCCGAAAATATCGGCATCCAGTAATCCTACTTTGTAACCTTGTTGTGACAGAGCAACAGCCAGATTGGATGCTACCGTCGATTTTCCTACGCCGCCTTTGCCCGATGAAACGGCAATGATATTTTTAACTTCGGGAAGAGGGTTCTGTGGATCAGGCCGGTTTAGTTGTTTTGCTTTTACACTTATATTGCCTTTAATTTCTACTTCAGGACTTACGTATGTTATAATTGCTGTTTCGGCTGCTTTTACTACCGAACGCATGAACGGATCGTTAGGTTTGTCGAAAATGATGGAAAAGCTTACTTTATTGCCGTCGATACGGATATTGTCATCTATCATTTCCGCTTCCACCAGATTTTTTCCATTTCCAGGATACCGAACTTTGGAAAGGGCGTCCAATATCAGTTTGGGATATAATTTTATCATGATAAAAGTGTTTTATATGTTTCCTTATAAAGCAGGAATATATTCATTTTTCTTTATTACTTTGCTTGCCACTGCGTTTCCCTCGGTTGAAGCTTCTGTAGCTGTCATATTCTATCTCTGTATCCGGTTCAATCAATGTATTACGTGGTTCACAAATAAACTTGATATACTTGATAGATAAACCCCTTTCCAACCATTGTTGTTCGTAAAAAGTTTTAATACTCAGTATATCGTCGTCTATTCCCGAATTGTACAGATCTTCGCATTGCAGGAGTACCGGGTAGTTATTGGCTTTTACCATCTCGCAGGTATATGTGTACATAAAATGACTGTCGCTTTTGAGGTGTATGATACCCGAAGGGCTGAGTATCTTTCGGTATAACTCCATGAAACGCGTAGAGGTGAGACGCTTGCGTGTTTTTTTCATTTGCGGATCGGGGAATGTGATCCATATTTCAGATATTTCTCCTTCACTGAAAAATCGGTCTATAAGTTCAATATGTGTCCGTAAAAAAGCTACGTTGGTGATTTCTTCTTCTATTGCCTCCTTTGCTCCAGTCCACATGCGTGCTCCTTTTATGTCTATCCCGATGAAATTTTTATCAGGATATTTACGCGCTAATCCGGTTGCGTACTCTCCTTTTCCACATCCTAATTCCAGAACGATCGGGTTGTTGTTTTTGAAAAATAACTCATTCCATCGTCCTTGCATATCGAATCCTTTTTCTTGCAACGCTCCGAAAGGATATTGGAATACGTGAGGATATGAATCCATGTCGCTGAATTTCTGTAATTTATTTTTGCCCATGTAGTATGTTTTATTTTGCAAAAATACAAAAATGATTTAAGAATAGGATGGTAACAAGGTATATTCATTGAGGTATTTAATTGCTGAAAAATATTTTACAGTTTTAGACATATTATTCTTTTGGCAATGGAAAAATGAAATGGGCGTAAATATGTATGTTTCTTTTTTACACTTTCTTTATCCCCTGTTCAGGATAAATTCGATAAGAAAATATGTATTGAGATGTAGGGGGTTACATGCGGCTGTCGATGCGTATGATATTTTCTACGATAAACAGGTCCCGTATTTCATTCTTTGGAATTTCTATATCATCATATTCTGTATTTTCACTCCTTAATATGATCCATTTGGGATCATTATGTTTACGGATATACTTAACCATCCTGTAATCATCCAGTAAAATAACATATATGTGTCCCCAAAAAATGATACCGGTATTTTTGATTTCACGTATAGCAATATAATCTCCGTCGCATAGTACAGGTTTCATGCTGTCACCGCTAACTTTTACAATATGGCTGTCCGGGCGTACATAGGGTATATCTATACTTCCAATAACATAATCCGAGGAGAACATTCGTTCCCGCGATAGAGGGCCTGCTGTCACATCAATATCATATACTTTGGCTCCTTGTTGTTGGGAGTTGTGTATGGCATCGGGGGCGACAGATAATGTTTTTATAAGATTCATGCTTTCGGCATATGATTGGGGGCCAAGTCCTGATACGAGCCATTCCTTTGATATACCCATGTTTACTACTATCTTATTGAGAAGTGAGTCATTTACAGGCAGCTTTCCGCTCATGTGTTTTGAAAAGTTGGATGCATCTATGCGAATCTGTTTCGAAAATTCCGCCTGTGATAATCCTTTTTCCTGTATTAATAGCTTTATTCTCTGAATGATATCTTCATTTTTCATGTTCAATATGATATTAATTGATTTTGTATGGTAAATTTACAACAATAAATTTGGATATATAGTAAAATAACAATTATATTTGTGCTTGATATTTTCCGAAAGATAATTATAATATATTATATACAAAATAAATAGCGTGTAAATTAATAAAAAGTAACAAAGTTGTAAATAAAGTCTTGTGGTAAAATAGTTAATAATTTTGGAAGAATAGGCTTGTGAAATGGGGTAAAAATACAAGTTTCAAGACTTGGTTTTACAACTTTGTTTATGATTTATATAATAACAATTACATAAGTTTCTTGTTATATTCAATAGATATATAGGGCGTGTTCCGGCAGGCATAGTGTTGCGGATGGGGGTGTTATCATATGGATAAACGGGAATCGCTGAGCTTATCGGATCTAAAAAGTATGAGGGGGCATTTGCTCCCTTTATATTTTTATATCGTATAATATATGTGTGGGCCGATGTTCCCGGGGTAATTGCAGATGTCCGAAACTATATTTTCTTTGTATTCCTATTTTTTTCAAGATACGTTCCGAGTGTTTATAGAGGATTGAAGTGAAAGAGTATATTTTATTTATTTTAATAGTTTAGCCTTTTCTATGCAACCTTTGGCTGCTTCTGTCGCATATCCTTTTCCCCATGTGCATCGTATGTCAGCTCCAGACTATTTCAATGCCGGGTGTGAAGTCCGCATCGAAGCCAATCTGATGAAGCCCCGGGTAACCTATAAATTTTGTATCATATTTTCGTTCCACAGCAAATAAACCGCATCCTTCGGTCTTTATCTCTTTGAGAAGAAGATCGTAGAATTGTATAGACTCATTTTCAGTTAATGGTTTTGGAAAAAACTGCATAACTGATGTCTTGATTCATACGAATGGATGGAAGTAAGTTTGTATTGTTCCAGTCGCGTAAAATAAGTCTGGGAGTTTCGGGATAAGTTTTCATTAGATTGTAAGATAAAAAAAGTCGCTTCAGTAATGAAGCGACTTTTGAATTATAAAAGTAACAGATTATCCGTTTACTTTAGCCATGTGAGCGATCAAATCGAGAACTTTATTAGAGTAACCGATTTCATTGTCATACCAAGAAACAACTTTTACAAATGTGTCGGTTAACGCGATACCCGCTTTAGCGTCAAAAATAGAAGTACGAGGATCGCCGAGGAAGTCAGAAGAAACAACAGCATCTTCTGTATAACCCAGAATTCCTTTCAATTCGCCTTCAGCAGCTTCTTTCATGGCAGCGCAGATCTCTGCATAAGTAGCAGGTTTTGCCAAATTTACAGTCAAGTCAACAACAGAAACGTCCAAAGTAGGAACGCGCATAGACATACCGGTAAGTTTACCATTCAATGAAGGGATAACTTTACCTACAGCTTTTGCTGCACCTGTAGAAGAAGGAATAATGTTGCCTGAAGCAGCGCGGCCACCTCTCCAGTCTTTCATAGAAGGACCGTCAACCGTTTTTTGAGTAGCAGTAGTTGAATGAACCGTTGTCATCAAACCGTCTGTGATACCAAATTTGTCGTTCAATACTTTTGCAATAGGAGCCAGACAGTTGGTAGTACAAGAAGCGTTAGAAACGAATTGTGTGCCTTTAACGTATGTATTTTCGTTAACACCGCAAACGAACATAGGGGTATCGTCTTTAGAAGGAGCGGACATAACTACATATTTTGCACCGGCGTCGATATGAGCCTGAGCTTTGTCTTTGCTCAAGAACAAACCAGTTGATTCAACAACATATTCAGCGCCAACTTCGTTCCATTTCAAATCAGCAGGATTTCTTTCTGCTGTGATACGGATAGGATTGCCGTTTACGATTAATAAATTCTTTTCAACGTCAGCTTCGATTGTTCCGTCGAACTGTCCGTGCATAGTGTCATATTTCAACATATATGCCAAGTAGTCAACCGGGCAAAGGTCGTTAATACCGACAATTTGAATGTCATTTCTTTTTTGAGCAGCACGGAAAACGAAACGTCCGATGCGGCCAAATCCATTGATACCTACTTTAATCATTGTAATAAAACTTTAGAGTTTATTGAATTAAAAAAAATATTGTCCTAATTTTTTCCGAAACTGTCGTTGTTTAAAGTTTAAAAAACTTTATATTTGCCTTGAGTGTTTAACAACCACAAGGCGTTGCACAGCAGGTCAGAAGAATAAATGCCACAAAAATCACATATTTGATGTACTTCATAAGGCTAAACATTATTCTTTATATTTGCGTTGCAAAGGTAACTCTTTTTTTTAAAAACATTTCATCTCAAGGTGAAAATAAAAGAAAAATTTCTTTATTTCTCTTTTGGTATGTATGAGTTTGAAAGTTAGTAAGGTAGGTCTAATTTAAAATATCGTTTATGAAAAGTTCGTTCTTGTCCGATTTCAAAGCATTTGCCATGCGGGGCAATGTTATAGACATGGCTGTCGGTGTCGTTATAGGTGCGGCATTTGGCAAAATAGTGTCTTCTATCGTAGCTGATATTATTATGCCTCCGATTGGCTTATTGGTAGGCGGGGTAAATTTTACCGATCTTAAGTTGGTATTAAAACCGGCCGAAATGGTCGATGGAGTAGAAAAGGCGGCGGTCACTCTTAATTACGGAAATTTTCTTCAGGTATCTTTTGATTTTCTGATTATCGCATTTTCTATATTCTTATTTGTAAGGCTGATAAATAAATTTCTGATAAAAAAAGAAGAACCGGCTCCGGCTCCTTCGGCTCCTGTACCTTCCGATGAAGTAAAGTTATTAACGGAAATAAGAGATCTATTGAAAAAAGATGAGAAAGTATAAAATAAAAAAGCCGGGATTAAATTAAATATCCTGGCTTTTTTATTTTTAATATTGTTCTTTTTCATTCGGAAAATCCGAAGTCTTTACGTCTTTAATATAATTTTGTACCGCTTCGGTTATTACAGAATTCAAATCGGCATACCGGCGTAAAAATCGGGGAGAAAACCCTTTGTTGATTCCCAACATGTCGTGCATTACGAGAACTTGACCGTCTACGCCTCCTCCGGCGCCTATTCCTATTATAGGAATTGTAAGTTCTTTGGCGACCTGTTCAGCTAATTTTGCCGGGATTTTTTCCAATACGATGGCAAAACATCCCAATTCTTCCAGAAGATGTGCATCTTCTATTAATTTTTGAGCTTCAGCTTTTTCTTTCGCCCGAACAGTGTATGTGCCGAACTTATTTATAGATTGTGGAGTAAGTCCCAGATGTCCCATGATAGGAATTCCTGCGCTTAAAATGCGTTCGATAGATTCTTTTATTTCTGCTCCGCCTTCTAACTTCACACAATCGGCTCCTGTCTCTTTCATAATACGTATGGCAGAAGCCACTGCTTCTTTTGAGTTTCCCTGATAAGAACCGAAAGGCATATCTACGACAACAAGTGCACGTTTTACCGCGTTCATTACGGCTCTGCCATGATATATCATCTGGTCGAGGGTAATGGGTAAAGTGGTTATATTTCCGCACATGACATTGGAAGCCGAGTCTCCGACTAATATGACGTCCATTCCTGCCTGGTCGATTAATGTGGCCATGGAATAGTCGTAAGCTGTAAGCATCGAGATTTTTTCTCCACGTTGTTTCATCTCAATAAGACGTCTTGTGGTAACTTTACGTAAATCTTCTGTGTAAGTTGACATTTCGTTAAGTGTTTGTTTGGGTTTTAAATAGGACGGCAAAGGTACATTTATTTTATATGCAACCGAAGAAAAGGTACATAAATATGTTAAAGTTACAGTCCGGTGCATTCTTTTATATATAGTCAAGCAATAAGAAGCAAAAGGTCTAATAGAAGGATGTTTTTCCGTTGTTTGATATAAATATTTGATTTACAGCATATTGATTATTGTTGTAGAATTTTTTTTCAAAAAAAGGCAGAAAAAGTTTGTGAGATAAATAAAAAGCCCTACCTTTGCATCCGCTTTCGGGAAATAACCGAATAGTTCAAAAATAAAAGTTCATTGAAATAATTACAATAGACAAAGTAGTACGAGACGTTTTTTTTTGACAGGTTTAACCCCCTGTCGGGAAAAAGGGAAATAAAAAAAGTCAACGTCAAGACAAGAACAATAAGTTAGAGTTTTGAGTTCCGGAGCGAATCTTTGAAAGTATAAAAGAAATAAAAAAGATATACAACGAAGAGTTTGATCCTGGCTCAGGATGAACGCTAGCGACAGGCCTAACACATGCAAGTCGAGGGGCAACAGAGAAGTAGCAATACTTTTGCTGGCGACCGGCGCACGGGTGAGTAACACGTATGCAACCTGCCCGTAACAGGGGGATAACCCGGAGAAATCCGGCCTAATACCGCATAATACCTATTTTGCGCCTGCGGAATAGGTTAAAGAATATCGGTTACGGATGGGCATGCGTTCCATTAGTTAGTTGGTGAGGTAACGGCCCACCAAGACGACGATGGATAGGGGTTCTGAGAGGAAGGTCCCCCACATTGGAACTGAGACACGGTCCAAACTCCTACGGGAGGCAGCAGTGAGGAATATTGGTCAATGGGCGATAGCCTGAACCAGCCAAGTCGCGTGAAGGAAGACGGCCTTACAGGTTGTAAACTTCTTTTATCGGAGAGTAAAGTGCACTACGTGTAGTGTATTGCAAGTATCCGAAGAAAAAGCATCGGCTAACTCCGTGCCAGCAGCCGCGGTAATACGGAGGATGCAAGCGTTATCCGGATTTATTGGGTTTAAAGGGTGCGTAGGCGGAATTCCAAGTCAGCGGTGAAATCTCCATGCTCAACATGGACACTGCCGTTGAAACTGGCGTTCTAGAGTGTAAATGAGGTAGGCGGAATGCGTGGTGTAGCGGTGAAATGCATAGATATCACGCAGAACTCCGATTGCGAAGGCAGCCTGCTGGGATACAACTGACGCTGAGGCACGAAAGCGTGGGTATCGAACAGGATTAGATACCCTGGTAGTCCACGCAGTAAACGATGAATACTAACTGTTTGCGATACAATGTAAGCGGTACAGCGAAAGCGTTAAGTATTCCACCTGGGGAGTACGCCGGCAACGGTGAAACTCAAAGGAATTGACGGGGGCCCGCACAAGCGGAGGAACATGTGGTTTAATTCGATGATACGCGAGGAACCTTACCCGGGCTCAAACGACACAGGACAGCAGATGAAAGTCTGTCTCCAGCAATGGTCTGTGTCGAGGTGCTGCATGGTTGTCGTCAGCTCGTGCCGTGAGGTGTCGGCTTAAGTGCCATAACGAGCGCAACCCCTATCGACAGTTACTAACAGGTTAAGCTGAGGACTCTGTCGAGACTGCCAGCGCAAGCTGCGAGGAAGGTGGGGATGACGTCAAATCAGCACGGCCCTTACGTCCGGGGCGACACACGTGTTACAATGGCAGGTACAGAGGGCAGCCACACAGCAATGTGGAGCGAATCTCGAAAGCCTGTCTCAGTTCGGATTGGAGTCTGCAACTCGACTCCATGAAGCTGGATTCGCTAGTAATCGCGCATCAGCCATGGCGCGGTGAATACGTTCCCGGGCCTTGTACACACCGCCCGTCAAGCCATGGGAGCCGGGGGTACCTGAAGTATGCAACCGCAAGGAGCGTCCTAGGGTAAAACTGGTGACTGGGGCTAAGTCGTAACAAGGTAGCCGTACCGGAAGGTGCGGCTGGAACACCTCCTTTCTGGAGAAGAATCGTGAACGGAAAAAGTTGACTGAAAAAGATTTTCAGTCTTGTACTACGCATTGTCTGTTGGAATTAGCAAGTATAAAGATCACGCCCGAAGAGGTCGATTTGACAGTCCTATAGCTCAGTAGGTTAGAGCGCTACACTGATAATGTAGAGGTCGGCAGTTCAAATCTGCCTGGGACTACCAGACAGCCAAGAGGGCCGTTTGGGGGATTAGCTCAGCTGGCTAGAGCATCTGCCTTGCACGCAGAGGGTCAACGGTTCGAATCCGTTATTCTCCACGAAAAAAAAAGAGATCCTTGACATATTGAAAGCAAAGAGTAAAAACAAAACACGAGCAAATTAGGAAAACATCGAACCCTACGTCCGTCTGCTTAAGCAGATGGCAAAACGAAAGTAATTAAGGGCGCATGGAGGATGCCTAGGCTCTCGGAGGCGAAGAAGGACGTGATAAGCTGCGAAAAGCTGCGGGGAGGAGCAAATATCCATAGATCCGCAGATATCCGAATGGGGCAACCCGGCAGGCAACTGTCATCACACTAAGTGTGAAGCAAACGCGGGGAACTGAAACATCTAAGTACCCGCAGGAAAAGAAAATAAAAATGATTCCGCAAGTAGTGGCGAGCGAACGCGGAAGAGCCCAAACCGCTGATGTTTCGGCATGAGCGGGGTTGTAGGACCACGATACGGCAAAACGAACGGAAGTCGAAGCAACTGGAAAGTTGCGCCAGAGACGGTGAAAGCCCAGTAGACGACTCCGGCCGGCAGCCCAGTGGAATCCTGAGTATCGCGGGACACGAGAAATCCTGTGAGAACCAGCGGGGCCCATCCCGTAAGGCTAAATACTCCCGAGAGACCGATAGCGAACCAGTACTGTGAAGGAAAGGTGAAAAGAACCTCGAACAGAGGAGTGAAATAGACCCTGAAACCATGCGCCTACAAGCGGTCGGAGCAGCATCAGCTGTGACGGCGTGCCTTTTGCATAATGAACCTACGAGTTACTCTTACTGGCAAGGTTAAGGAATTCAGTTCCGCAGCCGAAGCGAAAGCGAGTCCCAAGCGGCGTCAGAGTCAGTAGGAGTAGACGCGAAACCAAGTGATCTACCCTTGGGCAGGTTGAAGGTTAGGTAACACTAACTGGAGGACCGCACCGGTAAGCGTTGAAAAGCTTTCGGATGACCTGAGGGTAGGAGTGAAAGGCCAATCAAACTTGGAGATAGCTCGTACTCCCCGAAATGCATTTAGGTGCAGCCTCGGAGATTGTGAAATAGAGGTAGAGCGACTGATAAGATGCGAGGGCTTCACCGCCTATCAAGTCTTGATAAACTCCGAATACTATTTCATTGATTCCGGGAGTGAGGGCATGGGTGCTAAGGTCCATGTCCGAAAGAGGAACAACTCAGACCATCAGCTAAGGTCCCGAAATACCGGCTAAGTTGCACTAACGAAGTAAGACTGCAGAGACAGCTAGGATGTTGGCTTGGAAGCAGCCATTCATTTAAAGAGTGCGTAACAGCTCACTAGTCGAGGAGTTTTGCATGGATAATAATCGGGCATAAGCCGGTTACCGAAGCTATGGATATCGCAAGATATGGTAGGGGAGCATTCCATCCGCCGCAGAAGGCCGTCCTCGAGGACGACTGGAGGAAATGGAAAAGCAAATGTAGGTATAAGTAACGATAAAGGAAGCGAGAAACTTCCTCGCCGAAAGACTAAGGATTCCTGATCAACGCTAATCGGATCAGGTTCAGTCGGGACCTAAGGAATAGCCAAACGGCGCATCCGATGGAAGAAACGGTCAACATTCCGTTACTGGTTATGAGAGCGATGTGGAGACGAAGCAGTGACACACCCGCCTGCAGACGGAATAGCAGGTTAAAGAGTGTAGATAATGGAAAGGCAGGCAAATCCGCCTTTTCAGTCGACCTTGATAGTACTGAGCGCCCCCGGGCAATCAGATAGCGGTGGTAAACAGACTTCCAAGAAAATCCGCTAAGCATATCCCATAACCACCCGTACCCTAAACGGACACACGTAGTCGGGTAGAATATACTAAGGCGCTCGAGAGACTCACGGTTAAGGAACTAGGCAAATTGACCCTGTAACTTCGGGACAAAGGGTCCCTACCCAGTGATGGGAGGGCGCAGAGAATAGGTCCAGGCAACTGTTTAACA contains:
- a CDS encoding T9SS type A sorting domain-containing protein, with product MKTKNPNHLFCIFILMLMLLYHQEAASISQNKIQYEYDAAGNRISRKYVISTFKKPPLQQFSDSVYTEQIPEEQHISIYPNPTKDILSVGISGVSEECTINLSLYDSQGALLQNITASPEESPIKINMASYLANWYILKVSIKEKNKFFKIIKQ
- a CDS encoding Mrp/NBP35 family ATP-binding protein yields the protein MKLYPKLILDALSKVRYPGNGKNLVEAEMIDDNIRIDGNKVSFSIIFDKPNDPFMRSVVKAAETAIITYVSPEVEIKGNISVKAKQLNRPDPQNPLPEVKNIIAVSSGKGGVGKSTVASNLAVALSQQGYKVGLLDADIFGPSVPKMFGTEEERPYAENIGGRELIIPIEKYGVKILSIGFFVDKDSAVVWRGGMASNALKQLITDGAWGELDYFILDLPPGTSDIHLTLVQTLGITGAIVVSTPQEVALADARKGINMFTGEKINVPILGLVENMSWFTPAELPENRYYIFGKEGCKKLAEEMNVRLLGQIPIVQSIREGGDEGKPVALNPNSITGLAFADLARTVISAVNERNERKAPTQKVELG
- the trmB gene encoding tRNA (guanosine(46)-N7)-methyltransferase TrmB; its protein translation is MGKNKLQKFSDMDSYPHVFQYPFGALQEKGFDMQGRWNELFFKNNNPIVLELGCGKGEYATGLARKYPDKNFIGIDIKGARMWTGAKEAIEEEITNVAFLRTHIELIDRFFSEGEISEIWITFPDPQMKKTRKRLTSTRFMELYRKILSPSGIIHLKSDSHFMYTYTCEMVKANNYPVLLQCEDLYNSGIDDDILSIKTFYEQQWLERGLSIKYIKFICEPRNTLIEPDTEIEYDSYRSFNRGKRSGKQSNKEK
- a CDS encoding XRE family transcriptional regulator, coding for MKNEDIIQRIKLLIQEKGLSQAEFSKQIRIDASNFSKHMSGKLPVNDSLLNKIVVNMGISKEWLVSGLGPQSYAESMNLIKTLSVAPDAIHNSQQQGAKVYDIDVTAGPLSRERMFSSDYVIGSIDIPYVRPDSHIVKVSGDSMKPVLCDGDYIAIREIKNTGIIFWGHIYVILLDDYRMVKYIRKHNDPKWIILRSENTEYDDIEIPKNEIRDLFIVENIIRIDSRM
- the gap gene encoding type I glyceraldehyde-3-phosphate dehydrogenase, whose amino-acid sequence is MIKVGINGFGRIGRFVFRAAQKRNDIQIVGINDLCPVDYLAYMLKYDTMHGQFDGTIEADVEKNLLIVNGNPIRITAERNPADLKWNEVGAEYVVESTGLFLSKDKAQAHIDAGAKYVVMSAPSKDDTPMFVCGVNENTYVKGTQFVSNASCTTNCLAPIAKVLNDKFGITDGLMTTVHSTTATQKTVDGPSMKDWRGGRAASGNIIPSSTGAAKAVGKVIPSLNGKLTGMSMRVPTLDVSVVDLTVNLAKPATYAEICAAMKEAAEGELKGILGYTEDAVVSSDFLGDPRTSIFDAKAGIALTDTFVKVVSWYDNEIGYSNKVLDLIAHMAKVNG
- the mscL gene encoding large-conductance mechanosensitive channel protein MscL, giving the protein MKSSFLSDFKAFAMRGNVIDMAVGVVIGAAFGKIVSSIVADIIMPPIGLLVGGVNFTDLKLVLKPAEMVDGVEKAAVTLNYGNFLQVSFDFLIIAFSIFLFVRLINKFLIKKEEPAPAPSAPVPSDEVKLLTEIRDLLKKDEKV
- the panB gene encoding 3-methyl-2-oxobutanoate hydroxymethyltransferase; amino-acid sequence: MSTYTEDLRKVTTRRLIEMKQRGEKISMLTAYDYSMATLIDQAGMDVILVGDSASNVMCGNITTLPITLDQMIYHGRAVMNAVKRALVVVDMPFGSYQGNSKEAVASAIRIMKETGADCVKLEGGAEIKESIERILSAGIPIMGHLGLTPQSINKFGTYTVRAKEKAEAQKLIEDAHLLEELGCFAIVLEKIPAKLAEQVAKELTIPIIGIGAGGGVDGQVLVMHDMLGINKGFSPRFLRRYADLNSVITEAVQNYIKDVKTSDFPNEKEQY